In one window of Psychrobacter sp. P2G3 DNA:
- a CDS encoding sensor histidine kinase, with the protein MPRLTEMMKPWQWMLYIFFWALFVTSIDRHDLATWPQFFVKFLSRIVQYVLSIIPSLYLIDYLRPIFKRANPINVSMKVLLLFTITSAVSVTLVMLVMINTGWLVYERKAFVLNVLFNIVITVGFTLVFMLYFIRRYRELIALKQSFEHKLTAQNDLIKARIAPHFFFNTVNSLVSLIESKPPQAAELLQHVSALFRATFNGAREISFEEEVALCEHYLAIESSRLGDKLVVNWNLPDDDVMYDMVITALTLQSVLEKMLLNVVEMTTETIFIDITVTWQQHRVTITVTVQLPSKTLMVVHDLRRHVNFYIQAERLRAYFDQSANIQSDVTNERIVTVINYPLHDVGF; encoded by the coding sequence ATGCCTAGGCTTACAGAAATGATGAAACCATGGCAATGGATGCTCTACATCTTCTTTTGGGCGTTGTTTGTTACGTCGATTGATCGTCATGATCTGGCTACTTGGCCTCAATTCTTCGTTAAATTCTTGAGCCGGATTGTTCAATATGTTTTGAGCATTATCCCGTCTTTATATCTAATAGATTATCTGCGGCCTATCTTTAAACGCGCCAACCCTATTAATGTCAGCATGAAAGTCTTACTTTTATTTACCATTACCTCTGCTGTGTCTGTAACGCTAGTCATGTTGGTTATGATTAATACTGGCTGGCTGGTTTATGAGCGTAAAGCCTTTGTATTAAACGTACTATTCAATATTGTGATTACCGTCGGTTTTACTTTAGTGTTTATGTTGTACTTTATTAGACGTTATCGTGAGCTGATCGCACTCAAGCAGTCATTTGAGCACAAACTTACTGCCCAAAATGACTTAATAAAAGCACGTATTGCCCCGCATTTTTTCTTCAATACAGTCAATAGTTTAGTATCACTTATTGAATCTAAGCCTCCGCAGGCCGCAGAGCTTTTACAACATGTATCAGCACTCTTTCGAGCCACTTTTAATGGCGCGCGCGAAATTAGCTTTGAAGAAGAAGTTGCCCTTTGTGAGCATTACTTAGCGATTGAATCGAGTCGTTTGGGCGATAAGCTGGTTGTAAATTGGAATCTTCCTGACGATGACGTCATGTATGATATGGTAATTACCGCGTTAACTTTACAAAGCGTTCTTGAAAAAATGCTGCTTAATGTCGTTGAGATGACAACTGAAACTATTTTTATCGATATTACTGTAACATGGCAACAGCATCGCGTTACTATCACTGTTACGGTCCAACTGCCCAGTAAAACCTTAATGGTTGTTCATGACTTACGTCGCCATGTGAACTTTTATATCCAAGCTGAGCGTCTCAGAGCCTATTTTGATCAAAGTGCTAATATACAAAGTGATGTCACCAACGAGCGAATTGTGACCGTGATTAACTACCCTCTACATGATGTAGGATTTTAG
- a CDS encoding LytTR family DNA-binding domain-containing protein yields the protein MRIVVCDDEPLARERLVRIVQESGYEVVAQATTGAEAITAVKIQQPDIILLDIRMPEMDGVRCAQALNELEHPPAIIFVTAYDHYAIAAFKANAIGYLLKPANKDELLEALSQAKNLNAAQLNEIRKLEDPTARPVREHIAARTHRGVELIKLKDIYYFTADQKYVKVRHKEGTVLIDETLKELEQEFESRLFRVHRNAIINLSFLDYLETIDSGQYQVRFKGLDETLAVSRRHLPALREKIQSM from the coding sequence ATGCGAATCGTAGTTTGTGATGATGAGCCACTTGCTCGTGAGCGCTTGGTCAGAATCGTGCAAGAATCAGGGTACGAGGTGGTCGCCCAAGCAACGACTGGTGCTGAGGCCATCACTGCAGTAAAAATACAGCAGCCTGATATAATATTGCTCGATATACGAATGCCAGAAATGGATGGGGTACGCTGTGCACAAGCACTTAATGAGCTTGAGCATCCGCCAGCTATCATTTTTGTTACAGCCTACGACCATTATGCCATTGCAGCGTTTAAAGCCAATGCGATAGGCTATTTACTCAAGCCTGCAAATAAAGATGAATTGTTAGAAGCGTTGAGTCAAGCAAAAAACCTGAATGCCGCGCAATTGAATGAGATTCGTAAACTTGAAGACCCGACTGCTCGTCCTGTGCGTGAACATATTGCAGCACGTACACATCGTGGCGTCGAGCTGATTAAACTCAAAGATATCTACTACTTTACTGCTGACCAAAAGTACGTCAAAGTCCGTCATAAAGAAGGCACAGTACTCATAGATGAGACTTTAAAAGAGCTTGAGCAAGAATTTGAGAGCCGACTGTTTCGGGTCCATCGTAATGCCATCATCAATCTAAGCTTTTTGGATTACTTAGAAACCATAGATTCTGGGCAATATCAAGTACGCTTTAAAGGTCTTGATGAGACTTTAGCGGTTAGTCGTCGACATCTACCAGCGCTACGAGAAAAGATTCAAAGTATGTAA
- the hemC gene encoding hydroxymethylbilane synthase produces MHTLNIATRQSPLALWQAEHIRDRLLELYPEMTINLLKIITKGDKILDTPLAKIGGKGLFVKELEQALYDGQADIAVHSLKDVPMQLPEGLTLGVYCKRAAPTDAFVSNTYNSIDELPQGAVVGTASLRRQCQIKAYRPDLQIKTLRGNVGTRLGKLDAGDYDAIILATSGLQRIELDERIRGELAIDTCLPAVGQGALAIECREDDANVLALLAPLNDDKARIRLIAERALNRHLEGGCQVPIAAYAVLHADNAKEITTDYDNDDSGHNLWLRGRVGQADGSELLKAEKRIALTGTQAEKEAQANQLGIDVAKMLLADGAGAILAAIYHP; encoded by the coding sequence TTGCATACCTTAAATATCGCCACACGTCAAAGCCCGCTTGCCTTATGGCAAGCAGAGCATATTCGTGATCGATTGCTGGAACTGTATCCAGAGATGACTATCAATTTACTAAAAATCATCACTAAAGGTGACAAGATTTTAGACACCCCACTAGCAAAAATAGGCGGTAAAGGCTTATTTGTTAAAGAGCTTGAGCAAGCACTATATGATGGGCAGGCAGATATTGCTGTGCATTCACTAAAAGATGTCCCTATGCAGTTGCCTGAAGGTTTAACACTTGGCGTTTATTGCAAACGTGCAGCGCCAACGGATGCATTTGTCTCTAACACTTATAATAGTATTGATGAATTACCACAAGGCGCGGTCGTTGGTACCGCAAGTTTACGCCGTCAATGTCAAATCAAAGCCTATCGTCCAGATCTACAAATCAAGACCTTGCGCGGTAACGTGGGTACACGTTTAGGCAAACTTGATGCAGGCGACTACGATGCCATTATTTTGGCAACCAGTGGCCTACAGCGCATCGAGCTTGATGAGCGTATTCGTGGTGAGTTAGCGATCGATACCTGCCTACCAGCTGTTGGTCAAGGGGCATTAGCAATTGAATGCCGTGAAGATGATGCAAATGTATTGGCACTGCTTGCCCCGCTTAACGATGATAAGGCGCGCATTCGCTTAATCGCTGAGCGCGCTTTAAATCGTCATTTAGAAGGTGGTTGCCAAGTTCCGATTGCCGCTTATGCGGTATTGCATGCTGATAACGCTAAAGAAATCACTACCGATTATGATAACGATGATAGCGGTCATAACTTATGGCTACGTGGCCGAGTCGGACAAGCAGATGGTAGTGAATTGCTAAAGGCTGAAAAGCGTATTGCATTGACTGGAACGCAAGCAGAGAAAGAAGCACAGGCCAATCAATTAGGTATCGATGTCGCCAAGATGCTACTTGCCGATGGTGCTGGCGCTATTTTGGCTGCGATTTATCATCCGTAA
- a CDS encoding uroporphyrinogen-III synthase, protein MSCALSSQSIDNLSLPPAVVINTRPLERATPLTEHLQAAGLTVIEMPMLTLQSRAVNDTDIELMRDWLAGSYEALVIVSPTAAAAGLAVWQALEQTNKPSDNGALSESDMLNVNKAPSHLIAVGEATASVLQDPKLPFNYPILQPTIANNEGMLAMPEIEHLQAGDKFLIWRGLGGRRLLVDTLKARGVHIDSIAWYERTLPTDASTNYKQWLKQFIRQNKVQSQQVTQLQAAKPIVIISSGTAFEHWSSVVEQAQSDADFAIERTVLPTLADFNYVVLGERLADMVAAEQVSYWRVEDLSPATILAAIVQNVL, encoded by the coding sequence ATGTCTTGCGCATTGTCGTCTCAGTCAATTGATAATTTATCATTACCGCCAGCAGTCGTAATCAATACTCGTCCGTTAGAGCGTGCAACACCCTTAACAGAGCATTTGCAGGCTGCAGGTCTGACCGTAATCGAGATGCCAATGCTAACGCTACAATCGCGCGCGGTAAATGATACAGATATCGAGTTGATGCGTGATTGGTTAGCAGGTAGTTATGAAGCGCTCGTTATCGTCAGCCCTACTGCGGCAGCAGCAGGATTGGCAGTATGGCAAGCTCTTGAACAAACCAATAAACCATCTGATAATGGTGCGTTGTCAGAGTCAGATATGCTTAATGTTAACAAAGCACCAAGTCATTTGATTGCAGTAGGGGAAGCGACAGCTTCTGTTTTGCAAGATCCCAAACTGCCATTTAACTATCCAATATTACAACCGACTATTGCCAATAACGAAGGTATGCTAGCCATGCCGGAGATTGAGCATCTACAAGCGGGCGATAAATTTCTGATTTGGCGTGGACTGGGTGGGCGACGATTATTGGTCGATACGTTAAAGGCGCGCGGGGTACATATTGATAGTATTGCTTGGTATGAGCGTACTTTACCTACCGATGCCAGTACAAATTATAAGCAATGGCTTAAGCAGTTTATTAGGCAAAATAAAGTACAATCGCAGCAGGTTACTCAACTACAAGCTGCTAAGCCTATCGTTATTATTAGTAGTGGTACAGCATTTGAACACTGGTCAAGCGTAGTCGAGCAAGCGCAGTCAGATGCAGATTTTGCTATAGAACGTACAGTGTTACCAACATTAGCAGATTTTAATTATGTGGTATTGGGTGAGCGCTTAGCTGATATGGTAGCAGCTGAGCAAGTAAGCTATTGGCGAGTAGAAGACTTATCTCCTGCGACTATTTTGGCAGCGATTGTGCAGAATGTTCTTTAA
- a CDS encoding acyl-CoA thioesterase, giving the protein MNNASHEIRLTADIPDDSYPAELANYPVIHTQPIHWGEMDAFNHLNNVVFYRYAESARIAYLQTLGMFDGSMVTVLAQSSCQYLRPVVYPDTLLLGVRCQRLGATSIVIEYSYYSCAQQAVVATAEAVIVRLESDGKTKLPWTIEERARLLVLEQKVAHTPKL; this is encoded by the coding sequence ATGAACAACGCTAGTCATGAAATAAGATTAACAGCTGACATACCAGACGATAGCTATCCTGCTGAATTGGCAAATTATCCAGTAATACATACTCAGCCCATACATTGGGGTGAGATGGATGCCTTTAATCATTTAAATAATGTGGTGTTTTATCGTTATGCTGAGTCAGCGCGCATCGCTTATTTGCAGACCTTAGGTATGTTTGATGGCAGTATGGTCACTGTGCTGGCCCAGTCTAGCTGTCAATATTTACGTCCAGTCGTATACCCTGATACTCTATTACTGGGCGTGCGCTGTCAACGCTTGGGCGCGACCAGTATCGTCATAGAATATAGTTATTATAGCTGTGCGCAGCAAGCCGTAGTCGCTACTGCTGAGGCAGTGATAGTACGACTAGAGAGTGATGGCAAAACTAAGTTGCCATGGACAATCGAGGAGCGTGCGCGTTTGTTAGTGCTTGAACAAAAAGTAGCTCACACCCCTAAGTTATAA
- the ribBA gene encoding bifunctional 3,4-dihydroxy-2-butanone-4-phosphate synthase/GTP cyclohydrolase II: MSLNTIPEIIEDIRAGKMVILMDDEDRENEGDIIMAATHVRPEDINFMITHARGLVCLTLSQARCQQLALPLMSDRNEAKFSTNFTVSIEAAEGVTTGISAADRARTIQAAVSSAAKPEDIVQPGHIFPIMAQNGGVLHRAGHTEAGCDLARLAGLEPAAVIVEIINADGTMARRDDLEIFAKEHDIKIGTIADLINYRIANEQTVEEIESHPFETEYGTFTLHRFREFGADETHIALVKGNVSEGISTVRVHGFHPLRDLFAAKNDTTGRSGWSVQSALEEISASERGVLVWIGSHQPIDLGDALDKASENQSLSTIAQQPYRSIGVGAQILRHLGVRDMRLLSSPMKFYALSGFELNVIDFIHAPKQD; this comes from the coding sequence ATGAGTTTAAATACGATTCCTGAAATTATTGAAGACATTCGCGCCGGTAAAATGGTCATTTTGATGGATGATGAAGATCGCGAAAACGAAGGTGATATCATCATGGCGGCCACGCATGTCCGTCCTGAAGACATTAACTTTATGATTACCCATGCCCGCGGCTTGGTATGCTTAACCTTGTCACAAGCGCGTTGCCAACAGCTTGCATTGCCACTCATGTCAGATCGTAACGAAGCAAAATTCAGTACCAACTTTACTGTTTCTATTGAAGCTGCTGAAGGCGTTACTACTGGTATTTCTGCAGCGGATCGTGCACGCACCATCCAAGCAGCAGTCTCATCAGCGGCAAAACCAGAAGATATCGTTCAACCTGGGCATATCTTCCCAATCATGGCACAAAATGGTGGCGTATTACACCGTGCCGGACATACCGAAGCTGGCTGTGATTTAGCACGCCTAGCAGGACTTGAGCCTGCAGCCGTTATTGTAGAGATTATCAATGCCGATGGTACGATGGCGCGCCGTGATGACCTTGAGATATTCGCCAAAGAACATGATATCAAAATCGGCACCATTGCTGACCTTATCAACTATCGCATCGCTAATGAGCAAACGGTAGAAGAGATTGAATCGCATCCGTTTGAGACTGAATATGGTACTTTCACTCTGCATCGTTTCCGCGAGTTTGGTGCTGATGAGACTCATATAGCCTTGGTAAAAGGCAATGTTAGCGAAGGCATTAGTACCGTACGTGTACATGGCTTCCATCCGCTACGTGATTTATTTGCGGCTAAAAACGATACCACAGGACGCAGTGGTTGGAGCGTACAATCAGCTCTAGAAGAAATCAGTGCTTCAGAACGTGGTGTCTTGGTTTGGATTGGTAGCCATCAACCAATCGACTTGGGAGATGCGTTAGATAAAGCCTCTGAAAACCAGTCGCTCTCAACTATCGCCCAGCAGCCTTATCGCAGTATTGGTGTTGGCGCGCAGATTTTACGCCACCTAGGTGTACGCGATATGCGCCTTTTATCATCGCCAATGAAGTTCTATGCGCTATCAGGCTTTGAGCTAAATGTCATCGATTTTATTCATGCACCAAAGCAAGATTAA
- a CDS encoding replication-associated recombination protein A has product MAPNFHADTPLAQRMRPNSLDDIIGQAHLLAEGAPLRRLVEQNHLPSIILHGEAGIGKTTIAMLLADAVGRPFHALSALNTGVKQLREVLDSKDSLSFESPVVFIDEIHRFNKAQQDALLGAVESGDITLIGATTENPSFSVNNALLSRCQVYRLEPLIAEQIATVLTRAITADTVLKSLSIDLQAQDFISQLAHGDARKALNLLELAVQTADPKQSPIIINDELVGRVAQTALVRYDKDGEQHYDIVSALIKSVRGSDPDAALYWMARMLVGGEPADFIARRLVILASEDIGNANPNALLLADAALRSVQSIGMPEARIILGQVVVYLATSAKSNSTYNAINAAMALAEKDASPVPLHLRNGVTKLMREQGYGKGYAYPHNYPNHYYPQTYLPDNLVGTRFYEFADNQREQHSKQFMDWLKSQAASNN; this is encoded by the coding sequence ATGGCCCCTAACTTTCATGCTGATACGCCACTTGCCCAGCGCATGCGCCCCAATTCCCTTGACGATATCATCGGTCAAGCGCACTTATTAGCGGAGGGTGCACCTCTACGGCGCTTGGTCGAACAGAATCATCTGCCTTCGATTATCTTGCATGGGGAGGCAGGTATTGGTAAAACTACTATTGCCATGCTATTAGCTGATGCAGTTGGGCGACCTTTTCATGCACTCTCAGCACTTAATACTGGCGTAAAGCAGTTACGTGAGGTGTTAGACAGCAAGGACTCTTTAAGCTTTGAATCACCAGTGGTTTTTATCGATGAGATTCATCGCTTTAATAAAGCACAACAAGATGCATTATTGGGCGCTGTCGAATCCGGTGATATTACCTTGATTGGGGCCACTACAGAAAACCCTTCATTTAGTGTCAATAATGCCCTACTCTCACGCTGCCAAGTATATCGCTTAGAACCACTCATCGCAGAGCAAATCGCGACCGTACTAACGCGTGCTATTACGGCAGACACGGTATTAAAATCGCTATCTATTGACTTGCAAGCACAGGATTTTATTAGCCAGTTAGCGCATGGCGATGCACGTAAAGCATTAAACCTGTTAGAGCTTGCAGTACAAACCGCTGACCCAAAGCAGTCGCCGATTATTATTAATGATGAGCTGGTTGGCCGAGTCGCTCAAACAGCATTAGTGCGCTACGATAAAGATGGCGAGCAGCATTACGATATTGTCTCAGCGCTGATAAAGTCCGTACGCGGCTCTGATCCTGATGCCGCTTTATACTGGATGGCGCGAATGCTAGTTGGCGGTGAGCCTGCTGACTTTATTGCTCGGCGCTTAGTCATTTTGGCCAGCGAAGATATCGGCAATGCCAATCCTAATGCCTTATTACTTGCTGATGCTGCTTTACGCAGTGTGCAATCAATCGGTATGCCGGAAGCGCGAATCATCCTAGGGCAAGTAGTGGTTTATCTGGCGACCAGTGCTAAGAGCAATAGCACCTACAATGCTATTAATGCTGCGATGGCGCTGGCAGAAAAAGATGCTTCACCTGTACCGCTCCATCTCCGTAATGGGGTGACCAAGCTTATGCGTGAACAAGGTTATGGCAAAGGCTACGCTTATCCGCACAACTATCCCAATCATTATTATCCGCAGACTTATTTGCCTGATAATCTGGTGGGTACACGTTTTTATGAGTTTGCAGATAACCAACGCGAACAACATAGTAAGCAGTTTATGGACTGGCTCAAAAGCCAAGCCGCTAGCAATAACTAA
- a CDS encoding type IV secretion protein Rhs, with amino-acid sequence MTHSVKQLLSQSLRLSSRFAKQSRKLSAGEIMLARSVFGGGIDLEAVRLKTAWWVLKNYAVSPNGNIYFHPEDWIADFSNATLSKQSWLIHELTHVWQLQQGLKVIRGALVDRRYDYDLELGKPFFKYGIEQQARMVQDYFVRHQLGQDCQDLEACIPFLTVGSNAETKRTNKPFTV; translated from the coding sequence ATGACACATTCCGTAAAGCAGTTATTGAGTCAAAGCCTGCGTTTATCAAGTCGTTTTGCCAAGCAATCACGTAAGCTTAGTGCAGGTGAGATCATGTTAGCGCGTTCAGTCTTTGGCGGTGGTATCGATCTTGAGGCAGTGCGGTTAAAAACGGCTTGGTGGGTACTCAAAAATTACGCAGTCAGCCCTAATGGAAATATATATTTTCATCCGGAGGACTGGATAGCAGACTTTAGCAATGCCACTCTTAGTAAGCAAAGCTGGCTAATTCATGAGCTTACTCACGTTTGGCAATTGCAGCAAGGTTTAAAAGTGATTCGCGGCGCCCTTGTTGATCGTCGCTATGATTATGACTTAGAGCTGGGTAAGCCATTTTTTAAATACGGTATTGAGCAGCAAGCACGCATGGTGCAGGATTATTTCGTCCGCCATCAGCTTGGTCAAGACTGTCAAGATCTAGAAGCCTGTATTCCTTTTTTGACGGTAGGCTCTAACGCGGAGACTAAGCGTACTAATAAACCATTCACAGTTTAA
- the gltA gene encoding citrate synthase has translation MADNNATLTVDGKEYQLPIIKGTLGRPVIDVAALQESGYWSYDPGFKVTAPVESKITFIDGGKGELLHRGYPIDQLANNAEYLEVAYALVHGDLPTAEQKADFFEKIRKHSGVHDQLRKFFEGFRRDAHPMAIMVGVVGALSAFYHDKLDISDENHREITAIRLIAKMPTLAAMSYKYSQGEPFMYPRNDFNYAENFLYMMFATPADVDYKVNPVIAKAMDKIFTLHADHEQNASTSTVRLAGSTGANPYACIAAGIAALWGPSHGGANEAVLEMLDEIGSVENVPAFMEKVKSREVKLMGFGHRVYKNFDPRAQVMKETCDEVLGALGINDPKLELAMALEKIALEDPFFVERNLYPNVDFYSGIILKAIGIPTSMFTVIFSLARTSGWISHWLEMHSAPFKIGRPRQLYTGETHRDFVKVEDRK, from the coding sequence ATGGCTGATAACAACGCCACCCTAACAGTAGATGGTAAGGAATACCAACTTCCAATTATTAAAGGCACTTTAGGGCGCCCGGTTATCGACGTTGCCGCTTTACAAGAATCTGGTTATTGGTCTTATGATCCCGGTTTTAAAGTTACTGCTCCTGTCGAGTCAAAGATTACTTTTATCGATGGTGGTAAAGGCGAGTTATTACATCGCGGCTATCCTATCGATCAGTTAGCGAACAATGCTGAGTATTTAGAAGTTGCTTATGCTCTTGTTCATGGTGATCTACCTACTGCTGAGCAAAAAGCAGACTTTTTTGAAAAAATCCGTAAGCATTCAGGTGTTCATGATCAACTGCGTAAGTTCTTTGAAGGCTTCCGCCGTGATGCGCATCCAATGGCAATTATGGTTGGTGTCGTTGGTGCTTTATCAGCGTTTTACCATGATAAATTAGATATCAGTGATGAGAATCATCGTGAAATCACTGCTATCCGTCTGATTGCTAAAATGCCAACGCTTGCTGCGATGAGTTATAAATACTCACAAGGCGAACCGTTCATGTATCCACGTAACGACTTTAATTATGCAGAAAACTTCTTATATATGATGTTTGCAACCCCTGCTGACGTTGACTATAAAGTAAACCCTGTGATTGCCAAAGCAATGGACAAGATCTTTACTTTACATGCTGATCATGAGCAGAACGCTTCAACGTCTACGGTACGTTTGGCTGGTTCTACTGGCGCTAACCCTTATGCTTGTATCGCTGCTGGTATCGCTGCGCTATGGGGGCCATCACATGGTGGCGCTAACGAAGCTGTCCTTGAGATGCTTGATGAAATCGGTTCAGTTGAAAACGTACCTGCATTTATGGAAAAAGTGAAGAGCCGTGAAGTGAAGCTAATGGGCTTTGGTCACCGTGTCTATAAAAACTTTGATCCACGTGCCCAAGTCATGAAAGAGACTTGTGACGAAGTATTAGGTGCCCTAGGTATCAATGATCCTAAGCTTGAGCTTGCAATGGCACTTGAAAAGATTGCTCTAGAAGACCCGTTCTTCGTTGAGCGTAACCTATATCCAAACGTTGACTTTTACTCTGGCATTATCTTAAAAGCCATTGGTATCCCAACGTCAATGTTTACCGTTATTTTCTCGCTAGCTCGTACCTCTGGTTGGATCAGCCATTGGTTAGAGATGCATAGCGCACCGTTCAAAATCGGTCGTCCACGTCAGCTATATACTGGTGAAACGCATCGCGATTTCGTTAAAGTTGAAGACCGTAAGTAA
- the sdhC gene encoding succinate dehydrogenase, cytochrome b556 subunit encodes MPAVKSNRPIDLPLSQVISVNRSPIAIASILHRISGIILFLLIPVMLWLLQTSLASPESFETVFDNVFIRFLAWIFVAAIAYHFVMGMKHLFADMGMNEELKSGRIASMVSFVIAAILIVASFVWVMF; translated from the coding sequence ATGCCCGCTGTGAAAAGCAACCGACCTATTGATCTGCCTTTGAGCCAAGTGATTAGCGTTAATCGCTCACCGATTGCGATAGCTTCAATTTTACATCGTATATCTGGCATTATTCTATTTCTATTAATTCCTGTCATGCTTTGGTTATTACAGACCTCTTTGGCCTCGCCTGAGAGCTTTGAAACCGTGTTTGATAACGTCTTTATTCGCTTCTTAGCATGGATATTTGTTGCCGCAATTGCTTATCATTTTGTGATGGGTATGAAGCACTTATTTGCTGATATGGGCATGAATGAGGAGCTGAAATCTGGCCGTATTGCCTCTATGGTCAGTTTTGTGATTGCAGCGATTCTAATTGTCGCGTCATTTGTATGGGTGATGTTCTAA
- the sdhD gene encoding succinate dehydrogenase, hydrophobic membrane anchor protein, whose product MKSATGLTGSGSRDWIVQRISAVVLAVYSVVLLGFFLTHGNVTFIEWSDFMTSLPMRLFSLVAVLALAGHAWVGMWTVFTDYITSGKMGESAPRLRMVLQTLMIIAILVYLFWGIMIFWGNGFGVVAV is encoded by the coding sequence ATCAAAAGCGCCACCGGTCTGACAGGTTCAGGCTCACGTGACTGGATTGTCCAGCGTATTAGTGCTGTCGTATTGGCAGTCTATAGTGTTGTATTACTGGGCTTCTTTTTGACACATGGTAATGTGACCTTTATTGAGTGGTCAGACTTTATGACCAGCTTACCAATGCGTCTATTCAGTTTAGTCGCTGTACTGGCGCTTGCTGGCCATGCTTGGGTCGGTATGTGGACAGTATTTACCGATTACATTACGTCTGGCAAGATGGGTGAAAGCGCTCCAAGACTACGTATGGTATTACAAACCTTAATGATTATCGCCATTTTAGTTTATCTATTCTGGGGTATTATGATTTTTTGGGGTAATGGCTTCGGTGTCGTTGCTGTTTAA